Below is a window of Pseudomonas eucalypticola DNA.
GTATCCTGAGCGCTCGCGGGTATTCGAGAACATGGGCCTCACGGCCCTGGCCATGGGCAACAAGCCCCAGGCCATGCAACTGTTCGACAAGTCGCTGCGCCTGAACCCGGACCAGCCCAAGGCCACGTTCGAAATGGCGCAACTGTCTTACGAAAACAGGCAATATGTGCCGGCGCGCGGTTATTACGAGCGCTTCAGCAAGATGAGCGAACAGGACGCCCGTAGCCTGCTGCTGGGCACGCGCCTGGCGCGCATCTTCCAGGACAAGAACAAGGCCGCCAGTTTCGGCCTGCAACTCAGAAGACTCTATCCCGGTACGCCGGAATATCAGCAATACCTGTCGGAGCAATGATGAAAGCGGCGCATCCCGAAGTTGTAGCAGCGACTCGCGTCAACCCTGGTGAAACCCTGCGCCAGGCCCGCGAAAGCAAAGGCTGGTCGCTGGCTGACGTGGCGGTGAAACTGAACCTGACGGCCACGTCGTTGGGCAACCTGGAAGCGGGCGCCTTCGACAAGCTGCCCGGGCATACCTTCGCCCGTGGTTATATCCGCGCCTACGCCAAACTGCTGGGCATGGACCAGGCGCCCCTGGTGCAAGCGTTCGACCAGGCCACCGGCAGCCATGCCCAGGGCCATGAAGTGCATGCCCTGGGCCGCATCGAAGAGCCCGTACGCCTGTCCCACAACATTCTGCGTGGCGTGAGCCTGCTGTTGCTGGTGGCCGTGGTCGGCGGTGGCTTCTTCTGGTGGCAGGACCAGAATGGCCAGCACGGCAAGGACCAGGCGGGCCTGGCCATGGAGCACGTCGAGGTCGAAAGCGCCGACGGCACCACCCAGATCCACCCCATCGACGAGCCTGAAGACCAGGCCGTGACCGACGCGCAGCAAGCGCCGGCGGCCACCGAGCCGGCCACCGAAGCCACCACCGCGTCGCCGGCCGCCCCGGCGACAGCCGCGGTTCAGCCGGCCGCGCCTACCGTGGCCCCGGCACCCGTGGTCACCGCCCCGGCTCCGGCCCAGGCGGCGCCAAGCGCGCCGGTCGCCGCCGTGCACCAGCCCGCTGCCCCTGTGGCCGCGCCGGCTGCCACCCCGGTGGCCCCGCCGGCCGCAGGCGAAGGCCAGTTGCACGTGCAATTCAGCGCCGATTGCTGGACCCAGGTCACCGATGGCAACGGCAAAGTGCTGCTCAGCGCCCTCAAGCGCAAGGGCGACACCCTCGAACTCAACGGCAAGCCGCCTTTCGCGGTGCGCCTGGGCTACGCCCGTGGTGCCCAGGTCAGCTACAACGGCCAGCCTGTTGATGTTGCACCTTTCACCTCTGGCGAGACTGCTCGCATGAAAGTGGGACAATAGATCATGCACGGCGAATCCCCGATCAAGCGTCGCGAATCCCGTAAAATCTGGGTTGGCAATGTGCCCGTGGGTGGTGACGCGCCCATTGCGGTGCAGAGCATGACCAACACCGACACCAACGACGTGGCCGCCACCGTGGCGCAGATCAAGCGCCTGGAAGAAGCCGGCGCCGACATCGTGCGCGTCTCGGTGCCGGACATGGATGCTGCCGAAGCCTTCGGCAAGATCAAGCTGCAGACCAACGTGCCGCTGGTGGCCGACATCCATTTCGACTACCGCATCGCCTTGCGCGTGGCCGAGCTGGGCGTTGACTGCCTGCGCATCAACCCGGGCAACATCGGCCGTGAAGACCGTGTGCGCGCCGTGGTCGATGCTGCCCGCGACCGTGGTATCCCGATCCGTATCGGCGTCAACGCGGGCTCCCTGGAAAAGGACCTGCAGAAGAAATACGGCGAGCCAACCCCCGAAGCCCTGGTGGAATCGGCGCTGCGCCACGTGGAGCACCTGGACCGCCTGAACTTCCCCGACTTCAAGGTCAGCGTGAAGGCCTCCGACGTGTTCATGGCCGTCGCCGCCTACCGCCTGCTGGCCACCCAGATCGTGCAGCCGCTGCACCTGGGCATCACCGAAGCCGGTGGTTTGCGCTCCGGCACAGTGAAATCCGCCGTGGGCCTAGGTATGCTGCTGGCCGATGGCATCGGCGACACCATCCGTATCTCGCTGGCGGCCGACCCGGTGGAAGAGGTCAAGGTCGGTTACGACATCCTCAAGTCCCTGCGCCTGCGTTCGCGTGGCATCAACTTCATCGCCTGCCCGAGCTGCTCGCGGCAGAACTTCGATGTGGTCAAGACCATGAACGAACTGGAAGGGCGCCTGGAAGACCTGCTGGTGCCGCTGGACGTGGCGGTGATCGGTTGCGTGGTCAACGGCCCTGGCGAAGCCAAGGAAGCCCATGTGGGCCTTACCGGTGGCACGCCGAACCTGATCTACATCGACGGCAAGCCGGCGCAGAAGCTGACCAACGACAACCTGGTGCAAGAGCTCGAGAAGCTGATTCGCCAGAAGGCGGCCGAGAAGGTCGAAGCCGACGCGGCGCTGATCGCCCGCGGCTGACAGAAGAATACTAAGGATTACTCGTGAGTAAGACGCTGCAAGCCATCCGTGGCATGAACGACATCCTGCCCGAGCAGACGCCCCTGTGGCGCTATTTCGAAGGCACCGTGGCAGGGCTGCTGGACACCTACGGCTACCGGCAGATCCGCATGCCGATCGTCGAGTTCACCGACCTGTTCAAGCGCTCCATCGGCGAAGTCACCGACATCGTCGAGAAAGAGATGTACACCTTCGAGGACCGCAACGGCGACTCGCTGACCCTGCGCCCCGAAGGCACCGCGGCCTGCGTGCGCGCCGTGCTGGAGCATGGCATCACCGGCGGTGGCCAGGTACAGAAGCTGTGGTACGTGGGCCCGATGTTCCGCCACGAGCGCCCGCAGAAAGGCCGCTATCGCCAGTTCCACCAGATCGGCTGCGAAGTGTTCAACCTCGACGGCCCGGACATCGATGCCGAACTGATCGTGCTGACCTGGCGCCTGTGGGGTGCCCTGGGTATTCGTGACGCGGTGAAACTGGAGCTCAACAGCCTGGGTACCAGCGAAGCCCGTGGCCGCTATCGCGAAGCGCTGGTGGCGTTCCTGACCGAGCATCTGGACCAGATCGACGAAGACAGCCAGCGTCGCCTGAAGACCAACCCGCTGCGCGTGCTGGACACCAAGCACCCTGAAACCCAGGCGGTGCTGGTGAACGCACCGAAGCTGGCCGATTACCTGGACGAAGAGTCGCGCGTGCACTTCGAGGGCCTCAAGGCTCGCCTGGACGCCGCCGGCATTCCCTACGTGATCAACCCCAAGCTGGTGCGTGGCCTGGACTACTACAGCAAGACCGTATTCGAGTGGGTCACCGACAAGCTCGGCGCCCAGGGCACCGTGTGCGCCGGTGGCCGCTACGACGGCCTGGTCGAGCAGATGGGCGGCAAGCCGACCCCGGGCGTAGGTTTCGCCATGGGCATCGAGCGCCTGATCCTGCTGCTCGAAACCCTGGAGCAGGTACCCGAGTCCATTGCCCGTACCGTCGATGTCTACCTGTGCGCCTTTGGCGAGCAGGCGGAACTGGCCGGCCTGGCCTTGACCGAGCGCCTGCGCGATGCATTGCCGCAGCTGCGCATTCAGGTCAACGCCGGCGCTGGCAGCTTCAAGAGCCAGTTCAAGAAGGCGGACAAGAGCGGCGCGCTCTACGCCTTGATCCTGGGGGACGACGAACTGGCGCAACAAGTGGTAGGTTTCAAACCCCTGCGTGGCCAGGGCGAACAACAAAACATTGCCTGGGATGCTCTGGGTGAGCATCTGGCGACTTGCGTCGTGCAGGGTTGAGGCAGGCTTCAGGCCGAATTTGCGAAATAGGAGTATTGGGGTGTCGAGTACCGAAGATGAACAACTCGCCGAGTTGAAGGACTTTTGGCAGCGTAACGGCAAGCCTCTGGTCACCGGCGTCCTGCTGGCCCTGGTCGTGGTGTTTGGCTGGCAGGCCTGGCACAAATACCAGGCCAACCAGTCGCAAGGCGCGTCCAGCCTGTATCAGCAACTGCTGGAAACCGCGCTGAACCCGACCGGCAAGCCGGACACCGCCCAGGTCGCTGACCTGGCCAACAAGCTCAAGACCGAGTACGGCAACAGCGAATACGCCCAGTACGGCAGCCTGTTCGTGGCCAAGGTGGCCGTGGACAACGGCAAGCTGGACGACGCCGCCACCGAGCTCAAGGCCGTGGTCGACAAGCCCAAGGACGCCATGCTGGGTGAAATCGCCCGTCAGCGCCTGGCGCAGGTACTGGCCGCGCAGAACAAGGCCGATGACGCCCTGAAACTGCTGGAAGGCGATGCCGACAAGGCATTCCTGGCCAGCCGCGAAGAGCTCAAGGGTGACCTGCTGGTGCAGCTGGGCCGTACCGATGACGCTTACGCGGCCTATCAGAAAGCCAAGGCAGCCCTGTCCGACGAGGCAGCGGTAGGTGGCTTGCAAATCAAACTCGACGACCTGGCGAAAAAAGATGCGTGACGTGATCCGTTGGAAACATGCAGCATTGCTGGCGCTGGCCATTCTGGCCGCGGGTTGCAGCAGTAACAGCAAAAAGGAATTGCCTCCTGCCGAGTTGACCGACTTCAAACCGGAAGTCGCGTTGCACAAGGAATGGAGTCGCTCGGTCGGTGACGGCCAGGGCGAGACTTACAACATGCTGGTTCCAGCGATCGAAAACGACAGCATCTTCGCCGCTGACGTCACCGGCGTGGTCATGGACCTCAACCGCCTCAATGGCGACGTGATCTGGAAGAAAGACCTGAACACGTCGGTGTCCGGCGCGGTCGGTGTCGGCTACGGCCTGGTCATGCTGGGTACCATCAGCGGTGACGTGATCGCCCTGGACGCCACCAACGGTGAAGTGAAGTGGCGCGCCAAGGTCAACAGCGAAGTGCTGGCACCGCCAGCCAACAACGGTGACGTCGTGGTCGTGCAAACCCAGGACGACCGCCTGGTTGGCCTGGACGCCGCCACCGGCACCCAGCGCTGGATCTACGACAGCACCCCGGCGGTACTGACCCTGCGCGGCACCAGTGCCCCGCTGGTCACCAACCACCTGGCCATCGCTGGTCTGTCGACCGGCAAGGTCGTGGCCGTGGACATCAGCAATGGTGTGCCGGTGTGGGAACAGCGCGTAGCCGTGCCGCAAGGCCGTTCCGAGCTTGAGCGTGTGGTTGACATCGACGGCGGCCTGCTGCTGTCCGGTGGTACCCTGTACGTCTCCAGCTACCAGGGCCGCATGGCCGGCCTGGACCTGGAAAGCGGCCGTGTGCTGTGGCAGCGTGATGCGTCCAGCTACGCCGGCGTGGCCCAGGGCTTTGGCAGCGTGTACGTGGCCCAGGCCAACGGCACTGTCGAAGGCGTGGACGAGCGCACCACCACCGCGTTGTGGAGCAACGACAAACTGGCCCGCCGCCAATTGTCGGCACCGGAAGTGTTCTCCAGCTACGTGGCCGTGGGTGACTTCGAAGGTTACCTGCACCTGCTCAGCCAGGTTGACGGCCGCTTCGTTGGCCGTGAGAAAATCGATGGTGACGGCCTGCGTGCCCGTCCGCTGGTCGCCGGCAACATGATTTACGTGTACGGCAACAGCGGCAAGCTCGAAGCCCTGACCATCAAGTAAGGCTTTGACTATGCTGGAGGTCATGTGGCCTCCAGCGGCCCCGCCCAAGTGGGGCCAGCGGCATGCGTGCATGCCGTCCCGAACTCCGGCCGCTGCCTGCAGCGGCCTTTGTATTTTCTGAAATAACGCAGTGGAGAGCCTAATGGTTCCCGTAATCGCCCTGGTGGGCCGACCGAACGTCGGCAAGTCCACCATGTTCAACCGCCTGACCAAAAGCCGCGACGCCATCGTTGGCGACCTGTCTGGTCTTACCCGTGATCGCCAATACGGAGAGGCGCGCTGGCAAGGGCGTTCCTACATCCTGATCGACACCGGTGGTATTTCCGGTGACGAACACGGCATGGACGAAAAAATGGCCGAGCAGTCGCTGCTGGCCATCGAAGAAGCCGATGTCGTGCTGTTCCTGGTCGATGCCCGCGCCGGTTTCACCGCCGCCGACCAGATGATTGCCGAGCACTTGCGCAAGCGTAACAAGCGCTCGATCCTGGTGGCCAACAAGATCGACAACATCGATCCGGAAATGGCCCGCGCCGAATTCGCCCCGCTGGGCATGGGCCACGCCATTGGTGTCGCCGGTGCGCAGGGTCGTGGCGTCAATACCTTGCTGGAAGCCGCCCTGGGCGAATTCCCGCGTGATATTGAAGAGGAAGACCTGGCCGAAGGTGTCGCCGAAGGCGAAGAGCAGGTGCGCATCCCTGGCCCGAGCGAGAAGGATGGCATCAAGATCGCCATCATCGGCCGCCCGAACGTGGGCAAGTCGACCCTGGTCAACCGCATGCTCGGTGAAGAGCGGGTCATCGTCTACGATCAGCCTGGCACCACCCGCGACAGTATCTACATCCCGTTCGAGCGCAACGGCGAGAAGTACACCTTCATCGACACCGCCGGTGTGCGCAAGCGCGGCAAGATCCATGAAGAAGTCGAGAAGTTCTCGGTGGTCAAGACGCTGCAGGCCATCAAGGATGCCAACGTCGTGATCTTCGTCATGGACGCCCGCGAAGGCGTGGTGGACCACGACCTGAACCTGCTGGGCTTCGCCCTTGAGTCGGGCCGTGCCATCGTCATCGCCCTGAACAAGTGGGACGGCATGCAGCCGAGCGAGCGCGACTACGTGAAGACCGAGCTGGAACGTCGGTTGTTCTTCGTCGACTTCGCCGACATCCACTTCATTTCGGCGCTGCACGGCACCGGCGTGGGCAACCTGTACGGTTCGGTGCAGGCCTCGTTCAAGTCGGCGATCACTCGCTGGCCGACCAGCCGCCTGACCCAGATCCTCGAAGACGCGGTGCAAGAGCACCAGCCGCCGATGGTCAACAGCCGCCGCATCAAGCTGCGCTATGCCCACCTGGGTGGTGCCAACCCGCCGCTGATCGTGATCCACGGCAACCAGGTGGAGAAGGTGCCGAACTCCTACGTTCGTTACCTGGAAAACACCTACCGCCGTGTGCTCAAGCTGGTCGGCACACCGATCCGCATCGAGTTCAAGGGCAGTGACAACCCGTACGAAGGCAACAAGAACACGCTCACCGACCGCCAGGTCAACAAGAAGCGCCGCCTGATGTCGCACCACAAGAAAGCCGAGAAAAAGCGCCGCGACAAGCGCTGACTTCGGTTTCGCAATACCCTGTGGGATCGGGCGAGGCTCGGTCCCACACTGGTATCTGCGCAACACCCTGGGCTATCCTGCTCAGCTCCCCAGCTGTCAGGGTCAGGCCCGATGATCACCAGCAAACTGCCGAATGTCGGCACGACCATCTTCACCACCATGTCCCAGCTCGCCACCCAGACCGGCGCGCTCAACCTGTCCCAAGGTTTCCCCGACTACGACGGCCCCCAAGGCCTGCGTGATGCCGTGGTGCGCCACATTCAGGCGGGGCACAACCAGTACGCGCCCATGGCCGGCTTGCCGGCCCTGCGCGAACAAGTGGCCGCGAAGGTCGCCCGCCAGTACGGCGCCATCGTCGACGCCGACGCCGAGGTGACCATCACCCCCGGTGCCACTGAGGCCATCTTCTGCGCCGTGCAAGCCGTGATCCGCGCCGGTGACGAAGTGATCGTCTTCGATCCTTGCTACGACAGCTACGAGCCCTCCGTGGAGCTGGCTGGCGGCCGCTGCGTGCATGTGCAGCTCGATGCCCGGACGTTTACCATCGACTGGCAGAAGCTGGCGGACGCCCTCAGCCCGCGTACGCGGATGATCATCCTCAACAGCCCGCATAACCCCAGCGGCGCACTCATCAGCCGCGCCGACCTGGACCAGCTGGCACAGCTGATCGAAGGTCGCGATATCTACCTGATCAGTGATGAAGTCTATGAACACCTGGTCTACGATGGGGTCATACACGCCAGCGTGCTGGCGCACGAAGCGCTCTATTCCAAGGCTTTCGTGGTCAGCTCGTTTGGCAAGACCTACCATGTCACCGGTTGGAAGACCGGGTATGTGATTGCGCCGCCGGCCTTGACCGTCGAGCTGCGCAAGGTCCATCAGTATGTGAATTTCTGTGGTGTCACTCCGCTGCAATGGGCATTGGCCGACTTCATGGCCGCCTGCCCCGAGCATGTGGAGCAACTGCCGGCGTTCTACCAGGCCAAGCGCGATCTGTTCTGCGACCTGCTGGCGCCTTCGCGTTTCAGCTTCAGCCGGGCGGCAGGCACCTACTTTCAGTTGGTGGACTACTCGCAGATTCGCCCTGACCTGAACGACGTCGACATGGCGCTATGGATGACCCGCGAACACGGCGTGGCGACCATTCCGGTTTCGGTGTTCTACCAGACACCGAATCCCGAACAGCGGTTGGTACGCCTGTGCTTCGCCAAACGCGAGGAGACGCTGCGGGAAGCGGCGATAAAGTTATGCGCGATCTGAGTGAACTGGACAACCTGAACATCGCTCTGGTGCAGACCACATTGGCGTGGCACGACCGCACGGCCAATTTCGAACACTTCGATACCCTGCTGGAGCAGGCTCGGGGTGCCGACCTGGTGATACTGCCCGAGATGTTCACCACCGGCTTTTCC
It encodes the following:
- a CDS encoding RodZ domain-containing protein → MKAAHPEVVAATRVNPGETLRQARESKGWSLADVAVKLNLTATSLGNLEAGAFDKLPGHTFARGYIRAYAKLLGMDQAPLVQAFDQATGSHAQGHEVHALGRIEEPVRLSHNILRGVSLLLLVAVVGGGFFWWQDQNGQHGKDQAGLAMEHVEVESADGTTQIHPIDEPEDQAVTDAQQAPAATEPATEATTASPAAPATAAVQPAAPTVAPAPVVTAPAPAQAAPSAPVAAVHQPAAPVAAPAATPVAPPAAGEGQLHVQFSADCWTQVTDGNGKVLLSALKRKGDTLELNGKPPFAVRLGYARGAQVSYNGQPVDVAPFTSGETARMKVGQ
- the ispG gene encoding flavodoxin-dependent (E)-4-hydroxy-3-methylbut-2-enyl-diphosphate synthase, yielding MHGESPIKRRESRKIWVGNVPVGGDAPIAVQSMTNTDTNDVAATVAQIKRLEEAGADIVRVSVPDMDAAEAFGKIKLQTNVPLVADIHFDYRIALRVAELGVDCLRINPGNIGREDRVRAVVDAARDRGIPIRIGVNAGSLEKDLQKKYGEPTPEALVESALRHVEHLDRLNFPDFKVSVKASDVFMAVAAYRLLATQIVQPLHLGITEAGGLRSGTVKSAVGLGMLLADGIGDTIRISLAADPVEEVKVGYDILKSLRLRSRGINFIACPSCSRQNFDVVKTMNELEGRLEDLLVPLDVAVIGCVVNGPGEAKEAHVGLTGGTPNLIYIDGKPAQKLTNDNLVQELEKLIRQKAAEKVEADAALIARG
- the hisS gene encoding histidine--tRNA ligase, which produces MSKTLQAIRGMNDILPEQTPLWRYFEGTVAGLLDTYGYRQIRMPIVEFTDLFKRSIGEVTDIVEKEMYTFEDRNGDSLTLRPEGTAACVRAVLEHGITGGGQVQKLWYVGPMFRHERPQKGRYRQFHQIGCEVFNLDGPDIDAELIVLTWRLWGALGIRDAVKLELNSLGTSEARGRYREALVAFLTEHLDQIDEDSQRRLKTNPLRVLDTKHPETQAVLVNAPKLADYLDEESRVHFEGLKARLDAAGIPYVINPKLVRGLDYYSKTVFEWVTDKLGAQGTVCAGGRYDGLVEQMGGKPTPGVGFAMGIERLILLLETLEQVPESIARTVDVYLCAFGEQAELAGLALTERLRDALPQLRIQVNAGAGSFKSQFKKADKSGALYALILGDDELAQQVVGFKPLRGQGEQQNIAWDALGEHLATCVVQG
- a CDS encoding YfgM family protein, with protein sequence MSSTEDEQLAELKDFWQRNGKPLVTGVLLALVVVFGWQAWHKYQANQSQGASSLYQQLLETALNPTGKPDTAQVADLANKLKTEYGNSEYAQYGSLFVAKVAVDNGKLDDAATELKAVVDKPKDAMLGEIARQRLAQVLAAQNKADDALKLLEGDADKAFLASREELKGDLLVQLGRTDDAYAAYQKAKAALSDEAAVGGLQIKLDDLAKKDA
- the bamB gene encoding outer membrane protein assembly factor BamB; the encoded protein is MRDVIRWKHAALLALAILAAGCSSNSKKELPPAELTDFKPEVALHKEWSRSVGDGQGETYNMLVPAIENDSIFAADVTGVVMDLNRLNGDVIWKKDLNTSVSGAVGVGYGLVMLGTISGDVIALDATNGEVKWRAKVNSEVLAPPANNGDVVVVQTQDDRLVGLDAATGTQRWIYDSTPAVLTLRGTSAPLVTNHLAIAGLSTGKVVAVDISNGVPVWEQRVAVPQGRSELERVVDIDGGLLLSGGTLYVSSYQGRMAGLDLESGRVLWQRDASSYAGVAQGFGSVYVAQANGTVEGVDERTTTALWSNDKLARRQLSAPEVFSSYVAVGDFEGYLHLLSQVDGRFVGREKIDGDGLRARPLVAGNMIYVYGNSGKLEALTIK
- the der gene encoding ribosome biogenesis GTPase Der, translated to MVPVIALVGRPNVGKSTMFNRLTKSRDAIVGDLSGLTRDRQYGEARWQGRSYILIDTGGISGDEHGMDEKMAEQSLLAIEEADVVLFLVDARAGFTAADQMIAEHLRKRNKRSILVANKIDNIDPEMARAEFAPLGMGHAIGVAGAQGRGVNTLLEAALGEFPRDIEEEDLAEGVAEGEEQVRIPGPSEKDGIKIAIIGRPNVGKSTLVNRMLGEERVIVYDQPGTTRDSIYIPFERNGEKYTFIDTAGVRKRGKIHEEVEKFSVVKTLQAIKDANVVIFVMDAREGVVDHDLNLLGFALESGRAIVIALNKWDGMQPSERDYVKTELERRLFFVDFADIHFISALHGTGVGNLYGSVQASFKSAITRWPTSRLTQILEDAVQEHQPPMVNSRRIKLRYAHLGGANPPLIVIHGNQVEKVPNSYVRYLENTYRRVLKLVGTPIRIEFKGSDNPYEGNKNTLTDRQVNKKRRLMSHHKKAEKKRRDKR
- a CDS encoding pyridoxal phosphate-dependent aminotransferase, whose amino-acid sequence is MITSKLPNVGTTIFTTMSQLATQTGALNLSQGFPDYDGPQGLRDAVVRHIQAGHNQYAPMAGLPALREQVAAKVARQYGAIVDADAEVTITPGATEAIFCAVQAVIRAGDEVIVFDPCYDSYEPSVELAGGRCVHVQLDARTFTIDWQKLADALSPRTRMIILNSPHNPSGALISRADLDQLAQLIEGRDIYLISDEVYEHLVYDGVIHASVLAHEALYSKAFVVSSFGKTYHVTGWKTGYVIAPPALTVELRKVHQYVNFCGVTPLQWALADFMAACPEHVEQLPAFYQAKRDLFCDLLAPSRFSFSRAAGTYFQLVDYSQIRPDLNDVDMALWMTREHGVATIPVSVFYQTPNPEQRLVRLCFAKREETLREAAIKLCAI